One stretch of Prunus persica cultivar Lovell chromosome G1, Prunus_persica_NCBIv2, whole genome shotgun sequence DNA includes these proteins:
- the LOC18789722 gene encoding subtilisin-like protease SBT1.8: MVPIKLKNPSISSAIRLITRKMGLCNVISILLLMLLQITNAASNAEEYQTYIIHMDHSHKPAYFLTHEAWHRSTLKSLSSTSPADRDDSEMLLYSYSHVMHGFSARLTPSQLSKLESSSAHVATYPESFGKMFTTHSPKFLGLRQNLGLWPAASYGQDVIIGIIDSGIWPESESFGDKGMSEVPERWKGACENGTAFTPSLCNKKLIGARSFSKGLEAAGISISKQYDYDSPRDFLGHGTHTSSTAAGNHVLSASHFGYAKGTARGVAPRAHVAMYKVLWASDSEKSAASDVLAGMDQAISDGVDIMSLSIGFDFLPYYNDIIAIGALSAIEKGIVVVCAAGNDGWAENSTYNGAPWITTVGAGTLDRSFTATLTLDNGLTVEGESYFPESVYISDKPLYYGKDNASKAICYYGALDPKEVAGKVVLCDNTMKTDVDGQKEEVRSAGAYAGIFMTDMSLLDPQDFVFPALIVPISTGAVIREYATQANTTKVKTLTFVHTNLGIKPAPQVAYFSSRGPDPITPGILKPDILAPGVDVLAAVAPNRLFIEVNNYNLASDYQLMSGTSMAAPHVAGVAALLKAVHREWSPAAIRSAIMTTAYSLDNTKTTIKDQWGGLPATPLEFGAGHINPNRAMNPGLIYDMDVQDYIEFLCGLGYTAKQMSAVIRRSQWSCRQQPTELNYPSFIAIFNGTDGSPKAKNFSRVVTNVGDGTSIYKAFLEVPSGMKIAVEPSSLTFTGKNQEQDFVLRVEIDNNAPKVTYGYLKWIDQQNHIVSSPVVVINY, translated from the coding sequence ATGGTTCCTATAAAGCTCAAAAATCCCTCCATTTCCTCTGCCATAAGACTCATAACTAGAAAGATGGGTTTGTGCAATGTGATCAGTATTTTACTGTTAATGTTGCTGCAAATAACCAATGCAGCATCAAATGCTGAGGAATACCAGACATACATAATTCATATGGACCATTCTCACAAGCCTGCATATTTCTTGACGCACGAGGCATGGCACAGGTCCACCTTAAAATCATTGTCGTCCACCTCTCCTGCAGATCGTGACGACAGTGAAATGTTGCTCTACTCATACAGCCATGTCATGCATGGATTCAGTGCCAGGCTCACACCCTCTCAGCTGTCTAAATTGGAGAGTTCTTCAGCTCATGTTGCCACGTATCCGGAATCTTTTGGCAAGATGTTCACAACACACAGCCCCAAGTTTCTTGGACTCAGACAAAACCTTGGCTTATGGCCTGCTGCCTCATATGGCCAAGATGTGATCATAGGGATCATTGATTCAGGAATTTGGCCAGAGAGTGAAAGTTTTGGTGACAAGGGAATGTCAGAAGTGCCAGAAAGATGGAAAGGCGCGTGTGAAAACGGAACAGCATTCACCCCATCTCTCTGCAACAAGAAACTCATTGGTGCTCGATCTTTTAGCAAAGGGCTTGAAGCTGCAGGAATAAGCATCTCCAAACAATATGACTATGACTCGCCAAGAGACTTCCTTGGTCATGGAACCCACACATCATCAACAGCTGCAGGCAATCATGTACTCAGTGCAAGTCATTTTGGATATGCAAAAGGCACAGCAAGAGGGGTGGCACCGCGCGCACATGTTGCCATGTACAAGGTCTTGTGGGCATCAGATTCAGAAAAGAGTGCAGCTAGTGATGTGCTTGCTGGGATGGATCAGGCAATTTCTGATGGGGTTGATATCATGTCACTGTCTATTGGCTTTGACTTCCTTCCTTACTACAATGATATCATCGCCATTGGTGCTCTTTCAGCAATTGAGAAGGGGATTGTTGTTGTCTGCGCTGCTGGGAATGATGGTTGGGCTGAAAATTCAACATACAATGGAGCACCCTGGATCACAACAGTAGGAGCTGGCACGCTTGATCGTAGTTTCACTGCAACATTGACTCTAGACAACGGCTTGACAGTGGAAGGAGAATCATACTTCCCAGAAAGCGTTTACATTTCTGATAAACCATTGTACTACGGGAAAGACAATGCAAGCAAAGCAATATGCTACTATGGGGCATTGGATCCTAAAGAAGTTGCTGGAAAGGTAGTCCTCTGTGATAACACCATGAAGACGGATGTTGATGGACAAAAGGAAGAGGTTCGGAGTGCAGGTGCTTATGCTGGAATCTTCATGACAGATATGTCACTTTTAGACCCACAAGACTTTGTCTTTCCAGCTCTAATTGTGCCAATTTCTACTGGGGCCGTGATTAGAGAGTATGCAACCCAGGCCAATACAACAAAAGTTAAGACCTTGACCTTTGTGCACACCAATTTGGGGATAAAACCAGCACCACAAGTAGCATACTTCTCTTCAAGAGGACCAGACCCGATCACTCCAGGCATTCTAAAACCAGACATTCTTGCTCCAGGGGTTGACGTGCTGGCTGCAGTTGCACCTAACAGGTTGTTCATAGAAGTAAACAACTATAATCTGGCGTCAGATTATCAACTGATGTCAGGGACGTCAATGGCAGCACCCCATGTTGCTGGAGTGGCTGCTCTTCTAAAGGCTGTTCACCGCGAATGGAGCCCAGCAGCCATTCGATCAGCGATCATGACCACAGCATACTCCCTCGACAATACTAAGACCACCATAAAAGACCAATGGGGTGGTCTTCCAGCCACACCTTTGGAATTTGGTGCAGGCCACATCAACCCAAACAGAGCCATGAACCCTGGACTCATCTATGACATGGATGTGCAAGATTACATTGAGTTTCTATGTGGGCTTGGATACACTGCTAAGCAAATGAGTGCTGTTATCAGGCGAAGTCAATGGAGCTGCCGCCAACAGCCTACTGAACTGAACTACCCTTCTTTTATAGCCATCTTTAATGGCACAGACGGTTCTCCGAAAGCCAAAAACTTTAGCAGGGTTGTGACAAACGTGGGAGACGGCACATCGATTTACAAAGCATTTTTGGAAGTTCCTAGTGGAATGAAGATTGCAGTAGAGCCTAGTAGTCTAACATTCACTGGGAAAAATCAGGAGCAAGATTTTGTTTTGAGGGTCGAAATCGATAACAATGCTCCTAAGGTGACCTATGGTTATCTCAAATGGATTGATCAACAAAACCACATAGTGTCAAGCCCTGTAGTGGTCATTAATTACTAG